Proteins from a genomic interval of Scatophagus argus isolate fScaArg1 chromosome 6, fScaArg1.pri, whole genome shotgun sequence:
- the srek1ip1 gene encoding protein SREK1IP1 isoform X1: protein MNPGSNKDNIRAGCKKCGYPGHLTFECRNFVRVDPQKDIVLDVSSTSTEESEDDVAAAQQNEKPGRQRRKGSHDDDQKKKHKRKKSRDRTSRKRSASSSSDEEATKKKKKYNRSYSSSDEEDRRKKKKLKSHKKKSKKNKRGHAKDHKKKQKKRKQESSSSSSSSSSESSDSD from the exons ATGAATCCAG GGTCTAACAAGGACAACATCAGAGCTGGATGCAAGAAATGTGGATATC cGGGTCACTTGACCTTTGAGTGCCGAAACTTTGTCAGAGTTGACCCCCAGAAGGACATCGTGCTGGACGTAAGCAGCACCAGCACGGAGGAGAGTGAAGATGACgtggctgcagctcagcaaaATGAGAAGCCGGGGAGACAGCGTCGTAAAG GTTCCCATGACGATgatcaaaaaaagaaacacaaacggaagaagagcagagacagaacGTCAAGAAAGAG ATCTGCTTCGTCATCGAGCGATGAGGAGGCcacgaagaagaaaaagaaatacaacagaTCCTACTCCTCCTCCGATGAAGAGGataggaggaagaaaaagaaactgaaaagccacaagaagaaaagcaaaaagaacaaGAGAGGACACGCGAAGGATcacaagaagaaacagaagaagaggaaacaagaatcgtcctcctcttcttcctccagctccagtGAATCTTCAGACAGTGACTGA
- the srek1ip1 gene encoding protein SREK1IP1 isoform X2, producing the protein MNPAGHLTFECRNFVRVDPQKDIVLDVSSTSTEESEDDVAAAQQNEKPGRQRRKGSHDDDQKKKHKRKKSRDRTSRKRSASSSSDEEATKKKKKYNRSYSSSDEEDRRKKKKLKSHKKKSKKNKRGHAKDHKKKQKKRKQESSSSSSSSSSESSDSD; encoded by the exons ATGAATCCAG cGGGTCACTTGACCTTTGAGTGCCGAAACTTTGTCAGAGTTGACCCCCAGAAGGACATCGTGCTGGACGTAAGCAGCACCAGCACGGAGGAGAGTGAAGATGACgtggctgcagctcagcaaaATGAGAAGCCGGGGAGACAGCGTCGTAAAG GTTCCCATGACGATgatcaaaaaaagaaacacaaacggaagaagagcagagacagaacGTCAAGAAAGAG ATCTGCTTCGTCATCGAGCGATGAGGAGGCcacgaagaagaaaaagaaatacaacagaTCCTACTCCTCCTCCGATGAAGAGGataggaggaagaaaaagaaactgaaaagccacaagaagaaaagcaaaaagaacaaGAGAGGACACGCGAAGGATcacaagaagaaacagaagaagaggaaacaagaatcgtcctcctcttcttcctccagctccagtGAATCTTCAGACAGTGACTGA